A window of Natrinema versiforme contains these coding sequences:
- a CDS encoding GNAT family N-acetyltransferase, which translates to MEYELLEWPPDGPKLRLDHERFSYAGKFVMTNTGKAVARAEDGRIVAAVAFNEDRTDGDTLWLRYVTVDRERRGEGIGPRLCRLVRDRALERGYDRLRIAVNNPFAYEALYRTGFAYTGETTGIAELILEYPSPDSDPGTDADATPDADADWTPRERYQAGLEEYRARDLSADEEAFLESRLGSEPPETGGE; encoded by the coding sequence GTGGAGTACGAACTGCTCGAGTGGCCGCCCGACGGCCCCAAACTCCGACTCGATCACGAACGGTTCAGCTACGCCGGGAAGTTCGTCATGACGAACACGGGGAAAGCGGTGGCTCGAGCCGAGGACGGCCGGATCGTCGCGGCCGTCGCGTTCAACGAGGACCGCACCGACGGCGACACGCTGTGGCTGCGTTACGTGACCGTCGACCGCGAGCGCCGCGGCGAGGGGATCGGCCCGCGGCTCTGTCGACTGGTCCGCGATCGGGCCCTCGAGCGCGGCTACGACCGGCTCCGGATCGCCGTCAACAACCCCTTCGCCTACGAGGCGCTCTACCGGACCGGCTTCGCCTACACCGGCGAGACGACGGGCATCGCCGAACTGATCCTCGAGTATCCGAGCCCGGACTCGGACCCGGGGACGGATGCGGACGCAACCCCGGATGCCGACGCGGACTGGACCCCGCGCGAGCGGTATCAGGCGGGACTCGAGGAGTACCGCGCTCGCGACCTCTCGGCGGACGAGGAGGCGTTCCTCGAGTCGCGGCTCGGCAGTGAGCCGCCGGAGACTGGCGGTGAGTGA
- a CDS encoding PQQ-binding-like beta-propeller repeat protein: MDTASSPGRRAVLAGVGTLLGAGAGCLGADRTPAASETDWRMYGRDPGRTRYVSDADLPRDGVEIAWSRSVSASGWLPPVVANGTVYCQYANGLFVVDAETGDGDVANTYGGFGRGAGPMAFASTTVYRDGVLLVPYGNAVAGYAAEPDGWPETVSGIGEDRARWWIDGEGVSTAPPGGFGADAAQSGTPVVADGTVVSLHPQGTVSAVTPDDGGERWRYGLAAANPDDEYSLVPIDHVVDTATGTVVVKGRVLGGPVLVGLDLADGTLEWTVGEGRTPEWRVEAGDSMAARDGTVYTVGWTESDSSRAVRIRELDAASGGRGWTRPLERDAHVGFAVDETTVYHVGVIEADEGADPIGVAAIDRADGGVRWTETIDDAPGSILTEGGPPPTVAGDLLLVPSRAGLHALATADGERLWTFTETVGTSGGGETERAALTPAVVAGDRIVIGTTLMLYGLGDDGD, translated from the coding sequence ATGGATACCGCCTCGAGCCCGGGTCGTCGGGCAGTGCTCGCCGGCGTCGGAACGCTGCTCGGCGCGGGCGCGGGCTGTCTCGGCGCGGACCGGACGCCCGCCGCGAGCGAGACCGACTGGCGAATGTACGGCCGCGATCCGGGCCGAACGCGGTACGTCTCGGACGCTGACCTGCCACGGGACGGCGTCGAGATCGCTTGGTCGCGCTCGGTCAGCGCGTCCGGGTGGCTCCCGCCGGTCGTCGCGAACGGGACCGTCTACTGCCAGTACGCAAACGGGCTGTTCGTCGTCGATGCCGAGACCGGCGACGGAGATGTCGCCAATACCTACGGCGGCTTCGGTCGGGGTGCCGGCCCGATGGCGTTCGCCTCGACGACGGTCTACCGGGACGGCGTGTTGCTCGTCCCGTACGGGAACGCGGTCGCCGGCTACGCCGCCGAACCCGACGGCTGGCCCGAGACCGTCTCGGGGATCGGCGAGGACCGGGCGCGCTGGTGGATCGACGGCGAGGGCGTTAGTACGGCGCCGCCCGGCGGGTTCGGTGCGGACGCGGCGCAGTCCGGCACACCGGTCGTCGCGGACGGGACCGTCGTTAGCCTCCATCCGCAGGGAACCGTTTCGGCCGTCACGCCCGACGATGGTGGCGAACGCTGGCGATACGGACTCGCGGCCGCCAACCCCGACGACGAGTACTCGCTCGTTCCCATCGACCACGTCGTCGACACCGCGACCGGGACCGTCGTCGTGAAAGGGCGCGTCCTCGGCGGACCGGTGCTCGTCGGACTCGACCTCGCGGACGGCACTCTCGAGTGGACCGTCGGCGAGGGGCGGACCCCCGAGTGGCGGGTCGAGGCCGGCGACAGTATGGCGGCACGCGACGGGACGGTCTACACCGTCGGATGGACGGAATCGGACTCGAGCCGGGCGGTTCGGATCCGCGAACTCGACGCGGCGTCGGGAGGTCGCGGCTGGACTCGCCCGCTCGAGCGCGACGCACACGTCGGGTTCGCCGTTGACGAGACGACCGTCTACCACGTCGGCGTGATCGAAGCCGACGAGGGGGCTGACCCGATCGGCGTCGCGGCCATCGACCGCGCGGACGGCGGCGTTCGGTGGACGGAGACCATCGACGACGCGCCCGGCAGCATCCTGACGGAAGGGGGCCCACCGCCGACGGTCGCCGGCGACCTCCTGCTCGTCCCCAGCCGTGCGGGTCTCCACGCCCTCGCGACGGCGGACGGGGAACGACTGTGGACGTTCACGGAAACGGTCGGGACCTCAGGCGGCGGCGAAACCGAACGCGCCGCCCTGACACCGGCGGTCGTCGCCGGCGATCGAATCGTCATCGGAACGACGCTGATGCTCTACGGGCTGGGTGACGATGGCGACTGA
- a CDS encoding ATP-binding cassette domain-containing protein, giving the protein MNAIRVDGLTKEFDGVTAVDDLSFTVAQGELFGLLGPNGAGKSTLINMLVTLLPPSAGTATVNGRDIRAEKGAVRSSLGIVFQEPALDEELTGAENLAFHSRLYGQHATERDDRIDEVLALVGLEAERDDPVGTYSGGMKRRLEIGRGLLHEPAVLFLDEPTVGLDARTRRDMWAYIERLNAEAGVSIVLTTHYIEEAERLCDRVAIVDEGDIVAMDSPTALKDSLGGDVVALEFADDVPAALLERLPEQPWIREHAVVDTGVHVTVDDGDARIADLVRLADDAGARISAVDLREPTLENVFLDLTDHSASDERSGTGLEFGTGSEGTRSAANGSSAAMGAGDSGSSSDADRSSTVSTEEQP; this is encoded by the coding sequence ATGAACGCGATACGCGTCGACGGACTAACCAAGGAATTCGACGGCGTGACCGCCGTCGACGACCTCTCGTTTACGGTCGCGCAGGGCGAACTGTTCGGCCTGCTCGGACCGAACGGGGCCGGCAAATCCACGCTCATCAACATGCTGGTGACGCTGTTGCCACCGAGCGCGGGAACCGCGACCGTCAACGGCCGCGATATCCGCGCCGAAAAGGGAGCCGTCCGATCCAGTCTGGGAATCGTCTTTCAGGAACCAGCGCTCGACGAGGAACTCACCGGCGCGGAAAACCTCGCCTTTCACTCGCGGCTGTACGGCCAGCACGCGACCGAACGGGACGACCGCATCGACGAGGTGCTCGCGCTCGTCGGCCTCGAGGCCGAGCGGGACGACCCCGTCGGCACCTACTCGGGCGGCATGAAACGTCGCCTCGAGATCGGCCGCGGGCTGTTGCACGAGCCCGCGGTCCTCTTCCTCGACGAGCCGACCGTCGGTCTCGACGCACGCACCCGCCGGGACATGTGGGCGTACATCGAGCGGCTGAACGCGGAGGCCGGCGTCTCGATCGTCCTGACGACCCACTACATTGAGGAGGCCGAACGTCTCTGTGACCGCGTCGCGATCGTCGACGAGGGCGACATCGTCGCGATGGACTCGCCGACGGCGCTCAAAGACTCGCTGGGCGGCGACGTCGTCGCCCTCGAGTTCGCGGACGACGTTCCCGCCGCACTGCTCGAGCGACTCCCCGAACAGCCGTGGATTCGCGAACACGCCGTCGTCGACACCGGCGTCCACGTCACGGTCGACGACGGCGACGCGCGGATCGCCGACCTCGTCCGTCTCGCCGACGACGCAGGCGCTCGGATCTCGGCGGTCGACCTGCGCGAGCCGACCCTCGAGAACGTCTTCCTCGACCTGACCGATCACTCGGCCAGCGACGAGCGGAGCGGGACCGGCCTCGAGTTCGGCACCGGCAGCGAGGGCACCAGATCGGCCGCGAACGGCTCGAGCGCGGCGATGGGAGCCGGTGACTCGGGTTCGAGTTCGGACGCCGATCGCTCGAGTACGGTCTCGACGGAGGAGCAGCCGTGA
- the fen gene encoding flap endonuclease-1, which yields MGNAALRDIAVIEEIPFDDIEGTVAVDAHNWLYRYLTTTVKWTDSATYTTGDGTEVANLVGIVQGLPKFFEHDITPVMVFDGGPSELKDDEIESRREQRRSYEAQLETAREEGDAVAIAQLESRTQRLTPTIQETSRELLRLLDVPIVEAPAEGEAQAAHMVKRGDADYVGSEDYDALLFGSPLTLRQLTSKGDPELMDLEASLAHHDLTLEQLIDAAILIGTDFNEGVSGIGPKTAISAITEHGDLWSVLEARGDHVEYGDRVRQLFRDPDVTDDYEFDASVDPDLEAARAYVTDEWGVDAGEVERGFERIEESVTQTGLDRWT from the coding sequence ATGGGAAACGCCGCACTTCGGGATATCGCCGTCATCGAGGAGATTCCCTTCGACGACATCGAGGGGACCGTCGCCGTCGACGCGCACAACTGGCTCTACCGCTATCTGACGACGACGGTCAAGTGGACCGACAGCGCGACGTACACGACCGGGGACGGAACCGAGGTCGCCAACCTCGTCGGGATCGTCCAGGGGCTGCCCAAGTTCTTCGAACACGACATCACGCCGGTGATGGTCTTCGACGGCGGCCCCTCCGAACTGAAAGACGACGAGATCGAGTCCCGCCGCGAACAGCGCCGGAGCTACGAGGCGCAACTCGAGACCGCCCGCGAGGAGGGCGACGCGGTCGCCATCGCGCAACTCGAGTCCCGAACGCAGCGGCTGACGCCGACGATCCAGGAGACGAGCCGCGAACTGCTGCGACTGCTTGACGTACCCATCGTCGAAGCGCCGGCGGAGGGCGAGGCCCAGGCCGCCCACATGGTCAAACGGGGCGACGCCGACTACGTGGGGTCGGAAGACTACGACGCCCTCCTCTTTGGCTCCCCGCTGACCCTGCGCCAACTGACGAGCAAGGGCGATCCCGAACTGATGGATCTCGAGGCCAGCCTCGCCCACCACGACCTGACCCTCGAGCAGCTGATCGACGCGGCGATCCTCATCGGGACGGACTTCAACGAGGGCGTTTCCGGAATCGGACCGAAGACGGCGATTTCGGCGATCACCGAACACGGCGACCTCTGGAGCGTCCTCGAGGCGCGTGGCGATCACGTCGAGTACGGCGACCGCGTTCGCCAACTGTTCCGCGATCCCGACGTGACCGACGACTACGAGTTCGACGCGAGCGTCGATCCGGACCTCGAGGCCGCGAGGGCCTACGTCACCGACGAGTGGGGCGTCGACGCCGGCGAGGTCGAACGCGGCTTCGAGCGCATCGAGGAGAGCGTCACGCAGACGGGGCTGGATCGGTGGACGTGA
- a CDS encoding ABC transporter permease, with amino-acid sequence MNVVDWQAIYGLWLRDTKRFLRTPSRIVGSLAMPLLFLVFMGFGFQGAAIPGLPEDVDYLQYLVPGIVGFTMLFGASFAGLSILADQEVGFLKEILVAPVSRTSIVLGRIAGGSTTALVQALLILLLSIPLGFAPVSLLSVPLAVVFLALLAITFVGFGIALASQFSDSEGFGLIVQFVIFPLFFLSGALYPLEGLPSSVRYLAYANPLTYGVDGLRAVLVGTSSFSVLVDLGALGFSSVVMVAIGASLFERVEAV; translated from the coding sequence GTGAACGTCGTCGACTGGCAGGCCATCTATGGGCTCTGGCTGCGCGACACCAAACGGTTCCTCCGGACGCCGTCGCGGATCGTCGGCTCGCTCGCGATGCCGCTGCTGTTCCTCGTCTTCATGGGCTTCGGGTTTCAGGGCGCGGCGATCCCCGGCCTCCCCGAAGACGTGGACTACCTCCAGTACCTCGTCCCCGGTATCGTCGGTTTCACCATGCTGTTCGGGGCCTCCTTCGCCGGGCTCTCGATCCTCGCGGATCAGGAGGTCGGCTTTCTCAAGGAGATTCTCGTCGCACCCGTCAGCCGTACGTCCATCGTCCTCGGCCGGATCGCGGGCGGCTCGACGACGGCGCTCGTCCAAGCGCTACTCATCCTCCTGCTCTCGATCCCGCTCGGGTTCGCGCCGGTGAGCCTGCTCTCGGTACCCCTCGCGGTCGTCTTCCTCGCGCTGCTCGCGATCACCTTCGTCGGCTTCGGGATCGCGCTCGCGTCCCAGTTCAGCGACAGCGAAGGGTTCGGCCTGATCGTCCAGTTCGTCATCTTCCCGCTCTTTTTCCTCTCCGGCGCGCTGTACCCGCTCGAGGGACTGCCGAGTTCGGTGCGATATCTGGCGTACGCGAACCCGCTGACCTACGGGGTCGACGGCCTGCGGGCGGTGCTGGTCGGCACGTCGTCGTTCTCCGTCCTGGTCGATCTCGGCGCGCTCGGGTTCTCGTCGGTCGTGATGGTCGCGATCGGTGCATCGCTGTTCGAGCGCGTCGAAGCGGTGTGA
- a CDS encoding class I SAM-dependent methyltransferase codes for MAGDQERAHSRDDVRDTYDRIATHFASTREYAWPEVESFVASAADHGAGGVGLDLGCGNCRHAELLAADCESVVGLDVSRGLLETGRNRALEREFDVELVQGDAARLPVADDAIDIAVYVATLHHLPTRAARRASLDELARVLSPDGRALVSAWSTAHDRFEEPEGFDTTVEWTLPGGEPVDRFYHIYAPDEFEADLENSDLELREWELSSGNCYATVAGHGRSRSR; via the coding sequence ATGGCCGGGGATCAGGAGCGAGCACACAGCCGAGACGACGTGCGCGACACCTACGACCGGATCGCGACACACTTCGCGTCCACGCGGGAGTACGCGTGGCCCGAGGTCGAATCCTTCGTCGCGAGCGCGGCCGACCACGGAGCCGGCGGCGTCGGACTCGATCTCGGCTGTGGCAACTGCCGGCACGCCGAACTCCTCGCCGCCGACTGCGAGTCCGTCGTCGGCCTCGACGTCAGCCGCGGGCTACTCGAGACGGGGCGAAACCGTGCCCTCGAGCGCGAGTTCGATGTCGAACTGGTACAGGGCGACGCGGCGAGGCTTCCGGTGGCCGACGACGCGATCGACATCGCGGTCTACGTCGCGACGCTGCACCACCTGCCGACGCGAGCGGCCCGCCGGGCAAGTCTGGACGAACTCGCGCGGGTGCTCTCGCCCGACGGCCGCGCGCTGGTCAGCGCGTGGTCGACCGCCCACGACCGGTTCGAGGAGCCCGAGGGCTTCGACACGACGGTCGAGTGGACCCTCCCCGGCGGCGAACCGGTCGACCGCTTCTACCACATCTACGCGCCCGACGAATTCGAGGCCGATCTCGAGAACAGCGACCTCGAGCTCCGCGAGTGGGAACTCTCGAGCGGCAACTGTTACGCGACGGTGGCGGGACACGGCCGATCGCGGAGTCGGTAG
- a CDS encoding site-specific integrase, with the protein MSDGLEPISPREAVDLYVSHRELEISAKTLQNHKYRLNAFVEWCNEVGIDNLNDLTGRDLHRYRVWRQQDVNIVTLRGQLATLRVFLEFCASIDAVEPGMRERVKLPDVDRGDEARDEMLDADRAHKIIGYLERYKRASREHVIMAILWHTGIRLGSLRAVDLEDYEPEDQCFWLRHRPDTDTPLKNQEPAERAIALDDYYCDVLDEYIRFHRHDIVDDHGREPLVTSDQGRLSSGQIRSEVYRLTQPCMIEGCPHDRDPNDCEATEYGHYYDCPSSLSPHTIRRGAITYQLREDIPEKIVSDRCDVSSEVLDRHYDRRTDREKMEQRRDFIEGL; encoded by the coding sequence ATGAGCGACGGCCTCGAGCCGATCTCGCCCCGTGAGGCGGTCGACCTCTACGTCTCGCACCGCGAACTCGAGATCAGCGCGAAGACGCTGCAGAACCACAAGTACCGGCTGAATGCCTTCGTCGAGTGGTGCAACGAGGTTGGAATAGACAACCTCAACGATCTCACCGGTCGGGATCTCCACCGCTATCGGGTGTGGCGACAACAGGACGTGAACATCGTCACGCTCCGCGGGCAGCTCGCGACGTTGCGCGTCTTCCTCGAGTTCTGCGCCTCGATTGATGCCGTCGAACCGGGAATGCGCGAGCGAGTGAAGCTTCCGGATGTCGACCGCGGTGACGAAGCGCGCGACGAGATGCTCGACGCCGATCGCGCCCACAAGATCATCGGCTACCTCGAGCGGTACAAGCGCGCGAGCCGCGAGCACGTCATCATGGCGATCCTCTGGCACACGGGGATCCGCCTCGGGAGCCTTCGAGCGGTCGACCTCGAGGACTACGAACCCGAGGACCAGTGCTTCTGGCTCCGACATAGGCCGGATACCGACACACCGCTCAAGAATCAGGAGCCGGCCGAGCGGGCGATCGCGCTCGACGATTACTACTGCGATGTCCTCGACGAGTACATCCGCTTCCACCGCCACGATATCGTGGATGACCACGGCCGCGAGCCGCTGGTAACGAGCGATCAGGGCCGGCTGAGTTCCGGCCAGATCCGGTCTGAAGTGTACCGACTCACACAGCCCTGCATGATCGAGGGGTGTCCCCACGACCGCGATCCGAACGACTGCGAAGCCACGGAGTACGGGCACTACTACGACTGCCCAAGCAGTCTCTCGCCGCACACGATCCGGCGCGGCGCGATCACGTACCAGCTCCGCGAGGACATCCCCGAGAAAATCGTCAGCGACCGCTGTGACGTTTCCTCGGAAGTTCTCGATCGCCACTACGACCGCCGTACAGACCGTGAGAAGATGGAACAGCGACGCGACTTCATCGAAGGCCTATAA